In Gemmatimonadota bacterium, the following are encoded in one genomic region:
- a CDS encoding glycosyltransferase family 2 protein produces MARPVDGRKIVVIIPVLNEEDSIGLVLAHIPEGMAAAVIVVDNGSTDRTAAVAAEGGAVVVREPRRGYGAACLRGMAEAARFTPDVIVFLDGDYSDYPEEMGELVRPILDDGYDLVIGSRMLGRRAPGSMPIQAVIGNVLVPRIIRWLYGHRYTDLGPFRAIRYDRLLELEMADQNFGWTVEMQIKAARKGFRTLDVPVRYRKRVGVSKITGTLSGAVRAGVKILWVTFRYAVGK; encoded by the coding sequence ATGGCGCGGCCGGTGGACGGTCGGAAGATCGTGGTCATCATACCGGTCCTGAACGAGGAGGATTCGATCGGGCTGGTCCTGGCCCATATCCCGGAGGGGATGGCCGCGGCCGTGATCGTGGTGGACAATGGGTCGACGGACCGGACGGCAGCCGTGGCCGCGGAAGGCGGCGCCGTCGTCGTGCGGGAGCCCCGGCGCGGCTATGGGGCGGCCTGCCTGCGCGGCATGGCCGAGGCCGCCCGGTTCACCCCGGACGTCATCGTGTTCCTGGACGGTGACTACAGCGACTACCCGGAGGAAATGGGAGAGCTGGTGAGGCCGATCCTGGACGACGGCTACGACCTGGTGATCGGGTCGCGGATGCTGGGCCGCCGCGCGCCGGGCTCCATGCCGATCCAGGCCGTCATCGGGAACGTCCTCGTGCCGCGGATCATCCGGTGGCTTTACGGCCATCGGTACACCGATCTCGGACCATTCCGGGCCATACGCTACGACCGGTTGCTCGAGCTGGAAATGGCGGATCAGAACTTCGGCTGGACCGTCGAGATGCAGATCAAGGCGGCGCGGAAGGGCTTTCGGACGCTCGACGTACCAGTGCGGTATCGCAAGCGGGTCGGGGTATCGAAGATAACGGGTACGCTGTCCGGTGCGGTCCGGGCGGGCGTGAAGATCCTGTGGGTGACTTTCAGGTATGCGGTGGGGAAGTGA